Genomic window (Ureibacillus composti):
ATTTCTAAGATTCGTTCTAAATCATCCTCAGAATAAAATTCAATTTCAATTTTACCCTTGTTTTTATTTTTTCTAATTTGAACATTTGTACCGAAGTATTCACGTAATTGTGTTTCCTTTGCTTCTACGAAAATATCTTTATTTTTCTTCGTTTCACGTGGAACATCTTCATTTAGTTGTTTAATTAAAGTTTCTAATTGTCGAACATTTAAGGACTGATTCACTACTTTACTTGCAACTTCAGGAATTCTCCTTTTATTTTTCAATCCCAAAAGTGTTCTTCCGTGTCCCATTGATAGAAGCCCATCATTTACTAATTTGCGCACTTCCTCAGGTAGTTGCAGTAATCGGATATGGTTTGTAATATGTGGTCGGCTCTTACCTAAACGTTTTGCTAAATCCTCCTGTGTAAAGTGTAACTTTTCAATGAGACTTTGGTATGCTTCAGCTTCTTCGATTGGTGTTAAATCTTCTCTTTGGAGGTTTTCTAAAATTGCAATCTCCATCATTTGTTCTTCTGTTAACTCTTTAACAATGGCCGGAATTTCATCCAACCCTGCTATTTTCGAAGCGCGGAAACGTCTTTCACCTACAACGATCTCATACTTCTTTCCTTTTTTTCTGACGACAATAGGTTGAATAATGCCATGTTCCTGAATGGATTGTGCTAATTCTCCAATTGTTTCATCATCGAAAATTTTCCTTGGTTGAAAAGGATTCGTGACTAACTTTTCTAATTGGATTTTTTCAATTGCTTCTTCACTTTGCAAGGTTTCGATAGTTTGAGTCGGAAATAACGCATCAAGTCCTTTACCTAAACCTCTAGCCATTCTTAATCACTTCCCTTGCTAATTCTAAATATACTTCCGCACCACGGGATTTTGGATCATAAATTATAATTGGCTCTCCATGGCTCGGCGCTTCACTCAAACGTACATTACGCGGGATAATTGTTTTATACACTTTATCTTGGAAATATTTCTTTACTTCCTCAATTACTTGAATCCCTAAATTTGTTCTAGCATCTAGCATAGTTAACAATACACCATCAATATATAAGCCCTGATTTAAATGTTTTTGAACAAGTCGAACTGTTGATAATAGTTGACTTAACCCTTCAAGTGCATAGTACTCACATTGAACAGGGATAATAACTGCATCTGCAGCTGTGAGTGCATTAATTGTAAGTAAACCTAAAGAAGGTGGACAATCTATAATAATATAATCAAATTGATCTTTGACTTCTTGTAAGGCATGTTTCAAACGAACCTCACGAGAAATTGTTGAAACAAGTTCAATCTCTGCTCCTGCCAAAGATATCGTTGCTGGGATTACAGTTAAATTCTCTACTTTAGATTGTTGTAATACATTTTCAACTTCTACATCATCAATTAATACATCATAAATACAACTATGAATTTCACCTTTATTTACCCCAACACCGCTCGTAGCGTTTCCTTGTGGATCAATATCTATTAACAATACCTTTTTTCCTAAATAAGCAAGGCAAGCACTTAAATTAACAGATGTTGTTGTTTTACCTACGCCACCTTTTTGGTTAGTGATTGCTATAATTCTTCCCAATCGTAGCACCTGCTTTCATCCATCTGATTATCTAAAAATTTTGAAAAGTGACAAAAATAATCTATGTAATAGACTTTAAATCTAAATCTATCTTTATTTAGTTATAGAATTATTTCTTTCATTTTAACAAATTTAAGTTAGAGTTGTGTTTATTTCATTAATATATTTCTTTTTTTTTGCAAAAAAAAAAGAGCAGTGACTTAAGCAGATGTCATCGCTCTCTTTTTTGTATTAATGAATCGTAATTATTTTGTTATGTTGAAGCCAGATGAAAGTATGTATTAATACTTTTTTTGGCGAATTTATTACTTTTTCTTAGGAATTTTCACAGTGATCTGGTAGTACTCCTCTGTGTCTTCCTCTTCTGTTTTTACTTGTATACCACTTTTAGTAACCATTGATAAGGATTGTCTAATTGTATTTAAAGCAATACGTACATCTTTGCTAATCGCTTTACGTTGTGGTTTAGTCTTTTTCTCTTTTTCTTGTGGATGTAATAGTTGTTGAATATGTTCTTCTAATTGTCTAACATTCCAATCATTCTCTTTAACCATATTAACAAGTTCAGCTTGAACAGCCTCATCTTTTACAGCAATTAACGCGCGAGCATGACGTTCGGAAATTTCCCTTTTTAGAATAGCTTCCTGCACATTTTGAGGGAGCTTAAGTAAGCGGAGTTTATTCGCAACTGTTGATTGCCCTTTTCCTAAACGTTGAGCAAGTGCTTCTTGTGTAAGTGAATGAAGCTCTAACAATTGTTGATAAGCTAATGCTTCTTCAATTGCAGTTAATTCCTCACGTTGAAGGTTTTCAATTAACGCAATAGATGCAGTTTCTTTATCACTTAAGTCACGCACAATTGCCGGCACTTCAGTCCAATCTAATTTTTTCATCGCACGGTATCGTCGCTCACCAGCAATAATCTCATAACGATCATCATCAAAACGACGTATTACAATTGGTTGGATTACACCGTGTGTATGAATTGTTCTTGATAATTCTTCAATTTTTTCTTCATCAAAAACTGTACGAGGTTGGAATCGATTGGGAATGATTTTATCGATTGGAATTTTCAATACTTCTTCAGTAGTTTTTACTTGTTGCTCTTGCTCTTCTTCTACCGTTGCGGTAACTTCACTACTTACTGTTGGCTCGATTTTACCGCCTCCGAAAAAACGTGAAAAAGGACTTTTCATCCAATTGGCACCACCTTTAAGAAACTATCTTGCTTTCTTATATAAAATATTATTTCGCAAACTTAGTGAAATGTATATAGTTCATTGAAAGTAAATCTAAGAAACAATTAAGATTTAAATCTATTAAAGTTGACATTAATATAAAATAGTTGCACAACGAAAAGCAAATTTATTTCAAAATACCTCTGCAT
Coding sequences:
- a CDS encoding ParB/RepB/Spo0J family partition protein → MARGLGKGLDALFPTQTIETLQSEEAIEKIQLEKLVTNPFQPRKIFDDETIGELAQSIQEHGIIQPIVVRKKGKKYEIVVGERRFRASKIAGLDEIPAIVKELTEEQMMEIAILENLQREDLTPIEEAEAYQSLIEKLHFTQEDLAKRLGKSRPHITNHIRLLQLPEEVRKLVNDGLLSMGHGRTLLGLKNKRRIPEVASKVVNQSLNVRQLETLIKQLNEDVPRETKKNKDIFVEAKETQLREYFGTNVQIRKNKNKGKIEIEFYSEDDLERILEILSLEQE
- the noc gene encoding nucleoid occlusion protein, producing the protein MKSPFSRFFGGGKIEPTVSSEVTATVEEEQEQQVKTTEEVLKIPIDKIIPNRFQPRTVFDEEKIEELSRTIHTHGVIQPIVIRRFDDDRYEIIAGERRYRAMKKLDWTEVPAIVRDLSDKETASIALIENLQREELTAIEEALAYQQLLELHSLTQEALAQRLGKGQSTVANKLRLLKLPQNVQEAILKREISERHARALIAVKDEAVQAELVNMVKENDWNVRQLEEHIQQLLHPQEKEKKTKPQRKAISKDVRIALNTIRQSLSMVTKSGIQVKTEEEDTEEYYQITVKIPKKK
- a CDS encoding AAA family ATPase; translated protein: MGRIIAITNQKGGVGKTTTSVNLSACLAYLGKKVLLIDIDPQGNATSGVGVNKGEIHSCIYDVLIDDVEVENVLQQSKVENLTVIPATISLAGAEIELVSTISREVRLKHALQEVKDQFDYIIIDCPPSLGLLTINALTAADAVIIPVQCEYYALEGLSQLLSTVRLVQKHLNQGLYIDGVLLTMLDARTNLGIQVIEEVKKYFQDKVYKTIIPRNVRLSEAPSHGEPIIIYDPKSRGAEVYLELAREVIKNG